One genomic segment of Echeneis naucrates chromosome 18, fEcheNa1.1, whole genome shotgun sequence includes these proteins:
- the LOC115058973 gene encoding carbohydrate sulfotransferase 12-like — translation MGAVHTGFLLLLGAALLIILSFDQWDMLNGNKEKWNVQHLRKQRIKEICDKEALSGKISFKNLKNLIVDDAHGLIYCYIPKVACTNWKRVFIILNKGEPYSDPMSIPDVSVHTDKRLNYLCDLPETEIKVKLKHYTKFLFVRDPFIRLISAFRDKFFKINEPFYKNYGRYILKRYGNHSKPPETFKQALESGIHLSFHNFILYLLDPETRKCNPFEPHWREMNRLCRPCLIEYDFIGHQETLQEDAEQLLSTLNLQSKIKFPVSYENMTISDQMVDWFKAVPLEDRKKLYKIYEKDFKLFGYRKPTEVLDD, via the exons ATGGGAGCAGTGCACACTGGATTCCTGCTGCTTCTTGGAGCCGCACTTCTCATCATACTGTCTTTTGACCAATGGGACATGCTAAATGGAAACAAAG AGAAGTGGAATGTGCAGCATTTGAGGAAGCAGCGGATTAAAGAAATCTGTGACAAAGAGGCACTTTCTGGCAAGATAAGTttcaaaaacctgaaaaacctGATTGTGGATGATGCTCATGGCCTCATCTACTGCTACATTCCCAAG GTGGCATGTACCAACTGGAAAAGGGTTTTCATCATCCTGAATAAGGGTGAACCATACAGTGACCCCATGTCAATTCCTGATGTGTCTGTCCACACCGATAAGCGCTTAAATTATCTATGCGACCTCCCAGAAACAGAGATCAAG GTAAAGCTGAAGCACTACACCAAGTTCTTGTTTGTCCGAGACCCATTCATCCGTCTCATCTCTGCCTTCAGAgacaaattttttaaaataaatgagccATTCTATAAAAACTATGGGAGGTACATACTGAAAAGGTATGGCAACCATTCTAAACCACCAGAAACATTTAAGCAAGCGTTGGAATCAGGCATACACCTTTCATTTCACAACTTCATTCTGTATCTGCTGGACCCGGAGACACGGAAGTGCAACCCATTTGAACCTCACTGGAGAGAGATGAACAGGTTGTGCCGGCCCTGTCTCATAGA GTATGATTTCATTGGCCATCAGGAAACTCTTCAGGAAGATGCTGAACAACTGTTGTCAACCTTAAACCTGCAGAGTAAGATTAAGTTTCCAGTGTCTTATGAAAACATGACCATCTCTGACCAGATGGTGGACTGGTTCAAAGCAGTGCCCCTAGAGGACAGAAAGAAGCTGTACAAGATCTACGAGAAGGACTTCAAACTGTTTGGATACAGAAAGCCTACTGAAGTGCTTGATGACTGA